One Branchiostoma floridae strain S238N-H82 chromosome 15, Bfl_VNyyK, whole genome shotgun sequence DNA window includes the following coding sequences:
- the LOC118432471 gene encoding glutamate receptor ionotropic, kainate 5-like, which yields MRACLSNRSLSVVTYLLLLICCHGNARDIHVGVVHRGNQECHLAEVTSSAQELNSSQDSGANISVVSVEMNDSACALDQAIQQHSLQALILLAPLPSPCFCGGSERPPLPPIAVRTYHPAPAEPALRSRVLDMFPSPEHLATMLFDVMEAYGWKSAYVLYNKRSEFYQSIETVENIVTTKRWHAWFREVPAKVTSQADRDSLDAILSDVKTSGRIHIVMMTDDDVIDAILEQAFHRMLLTAQSHWIITSFDVSKKQLDSFRHSGARFTLLRQFPESAIENAPTWNELTLTSGNQSTPHLNRLVSDPLDPDWTGEEPSATELDRFESATTGQNLSGQGRCRDSLSSTAQLARDSLVVLVNLLSSEEGQETKRPSDAWRGQENCSQLNQSSTITFRGASGDVSFDGCGRRTDFDIYIHEYSNGQEEKVGFWTTDGVVDMNSTISYVEMNRLLGGRHLQVYGRVSKPWIMERKHADAEGLSGRDRYEGFMLDLTDMLAARLNFTWNLTMGLSYRDAITSGKYDLVLFPTSMRSYRMKTMQLSIPLRTRGYFLTMRKSDRRLPGMFQFMAPFSKKVWLCFVAAIVSVSLVLAVNNRFNPNEWGIAAARGAVAQDQADNLNLPNSLWSTWGAAVGQGPEFLPRSYAGRVAAGTWWFFVLVAIASYTANLAAFLSQSTAQQEIKTLVDLAEQTDVPYGTAKGYSIVDFFQNSPEEPFKTIGKYLTDNADEVLTRESREAMDRAIEGDYIFISPTTYEYEILKERCDMVILTADYFFKFQVALPFPLESPYVSEVNLAMMKMAQDGEMDVLENRWFNKKKEHCKSDAAETTGVLGMDNFGGLFYFLVMGMAGAMVVFFVEWIWFMFKRPDDGSISAYPEPTKNNKNNNTAVV from the exons GCGTTGTGCACAGAGGAAACCAGGAATGCCACCTTGCCGAAGTGACATCTAGCGCTCAGGAGCTGAACAGCAGTCAGGATAGCGGTGCCAACATCTCTGTAGTTTCCGTGGAAATGAACGACAGCGCCTGCGCACTAGACCAAG CCATACAGCAGCACTCCCTCCAAGCACTTATCCTGCTGGCCCCCCTCCCATCCCCATGTTTCTGCGGAGGTTCGGAAAGACCACCTCTGCCACCGATAGCCGTGCGCACCTACCACCCCGCGCCGGCCGAACCAGCTCTCCGATCCAGGGTACTGGACATGTTCCCGTCCCCAGAGCACCTGGCAACTATGTTGTTTGACGTCATGGAGGCTTACGGCTGGAAATCAGCCTATGTGCTATATAACAAGAGGTCGG AGTTCTATCAAAGCATTGAAACCGTGGAAAACATCGTAACAACGAAGCGGTGGCACGCGTGGTTCCGGGAAGTTCCCGCCAAGGTCACCAGCCAGGCGGACAGAGACTCTCTTGACGCCATCTTGTCTGACGTCAAAACATCCGGTAGGATCCACATCGTGATGATGActgatgatgacgtcattgacGCCATATTAGAACAG GCTTTCCACAGAATGCTGCTGACGGCACAAAGTCACTGGATCATCACCAGCTTT GATGTCAGTAAGAAGCAACTGGACAGTTTTCGCCACAGTGGAGCACGGTTTACGTTACTTCGACAGTTTCCCGAAAGTGCCATAGAAAACGCCCCAACTTGGAATGAGCTGACGCTGACCAGTGGGAACCAGTCTACACCGCATCTGAACCGATTGGTGTCAGACCCGTTAGATCCGGACTGGACAGGTGAAGAACCATCTGCAACGGAACTAGACCGGTTCGAGTCGGCCACGACTGGTCAAAACCTGTCCGGACAGGGCCGATGTAGGGATTCATTGTCCAGCACAGCACAACTCGCTCGCGATTCCCTGGTCGTCCTGGTGAATCTGCTATCCTCCGAAGAAGGGCAAGAAACCAAGCGACCATCTGACGCCTGGCGGGGACAGGAAAACTGCAGCCAACTAAACCAAAGTTCAACG ATAACGTTCCGTGGCGCCAGTGGGGATGTGTCGTTTGACGGCTGTGGCAGAAGAACTGACTTCGACATCTACATACACGAGTACAGCAATGGCCAAGAGGAAAAG GTAGGCTTCTGGACGACAGATGGCGTTGTTGATATGAACTCCACCATTAGTTACGTGGAAATGAACAGACTGCTAGGAGGACGGCACCTGCAGGTCTATGGGAGAGTG AGCAAACCCTGGATCATGGAGAGGAAACACGCGGACGCGGAGGGCCTGAGCGGACGGGACCGGTACGAGGGCTTCATGCTGGACCTGACGGACATGCTGGCGGCCCGCTTAAACTTCACCTGGAACCTGACCATGGGTCTGAGTTACAGAGATGCAATTACATCGGGAAAG TACGACCTGGTGCTGTTCCCGACGTCCATGCGCTCCTACCGCATGAAAACCATGCAGCTCTCCATCCCTCTGCGCACGCGCGGTTACTTCCTGACCATGAGAAAGTCGGACCGTCGTCTTCCGGGCATGTTCCAGTTCATGGCACCGTTCTCTAAGAag GTGTGGCTGTGTTTTGTGGCCGCCATCGTGTCCGTTAGTCTGGTGCTGGCCGTCAACAACCGTTTCAACCCGAACGAGTGGGGCATTGCGGCTGCGCGAGGCGCGGTGGCCCAGGATCAAGCCGACAACCTCAACCTCCCCAACAGCCTCTG GTCGACGTGGGGCGCGGCTGTGGGCCAGGGCCCGGAGTTCCTACCCAGGTCGTACGCGGGGAGGGTGGCCGCCGGAACCTGGTGGTTCTTCGTGCTTGTCGCTATAGCATCTTACACAG CCAACTTGGCCGCCTTCCTGTCTCAGTCCACCGCTCAGCAGGAAATCAAGACACTGGTGGACCTAGCAGAACAGACGGACGTTCCTTACGGGACCGCCAAGGGTTACAGCATAGTGGATTTTTTCCAAAACTCACCAGAAGAACCATTCAAGACCATCGGAAAGTACCTCACGGACAATGCTG ATGAGGTTCTGACGCGCGAGTCCCGTGAGGCCATGGACCGGGCTATTGAGGGTGACTACATCTTCATCTCCCCCACCACCTACGAGTACGAGATCCTCAAGGAGCGGTGCGACATGGTCATCCTCACCGCCGACTACTTCTTCAAGTTTCAGGTCGCACTTCCGTTTCCGCTCGAGTCACCATACGTGTCAGAGGTCAACCTGGCCATGATGAAGATGGCGCAGGATGGGGAGATGGACGTCCTTGAAAACAG GTGGTTCAACAAGAAGAAGGAACACTGCAAGTCAGACGCGGCCGAGACGACAGGCGTCTTGGGAATGGACAACTTTGGTGGGCTCTTCTACTTCCTGGTGATGGGGATGGCCGGCGCCATGGTCGTGTTTTTCGTGGAGTGGATCTGGTTCATGTTTAAACGTCCAGACGACGGCTCAATCTCTGCGTATCCAGAGCCCACtaagaacaacaaaaataacaacacagcTGTTGTGTAA